Genomic segment of Centropristis striata isolate RG_2023a ecotype Rhode Island chromosome 21, C.striata_1.0, whole genome shotgun sequence:
ttttttaaagtgtcctACAGCTACAGTATCTTGTTGAGAAGGCGTCAaataaggcagtgttatttatttttatttatttattatcgatttattattattttgttacttaaaaacaaatctgaaatggaatttgttgtctaacagcactattaaagtcacaattatgatatatgttgtggagatgaaaacaaaaaaaggcagatggttacttgtttttatttattattgatttaatattattttgatagttaaaaacaaatctaaaaaaattatttattgttaaacagcgctattaatgtcacaattttgatatatgttgtggagatgcaaagaaaaaggtaaatttgtgtttctgtaagcagaataGGTGtccagtttattcattttaaaataagagatatcataaggtccacttggtctgtggtatatcacccataacttttttcctttttaaggattactggctctgggttcttatgggttaaaggctTTTCAGGTTTTTTCCTTCTGATCTTTTGTTCTCTGGTTGTAGTTCTTTGCTCCTGCTGGTTCTGTCTTGTAGATCCTTCATTCTGTCCTCCCagattgtttgttttcagttgttTCTTCCGGTTGTGTTGCAGGTTGTTGGTTCTCTTGGTTCTCTGgttgcttgttgttgttttgttttgaggtCTGTGTCTCTGCTGGCTTACCGTCCTTCAGGTCTGCTGGTTGTTCTCCAGCTCTTTGTGTCTTAACATGAGATTCCGGAcaaatttctgaccattttttatTCACTCTTTGTGATGGTGACGCAGCAGTGTGACTCATCATCTTTACAGGAAAACACTTTATTAGTTTATCTTCCTCTTTAGAGATGGAAAAACTTCAAAACAGATCAGTTTAACATTCGGTTGAATCTGATGAGGAAGGAAAACTGCAGTTTGTATCTGACATTCTTATCGTcatctttgtttcttttcttttttttttagctcttcaTGACATTAAGatgatcagtttaaaatgaccttttattattttcctctCACACTGAAATCACAAGTTTCTCTTCGGTCACACCTCTCTTTCTTCTGCTGGAGAAAAACAGATGTCAGCAGGTTTAATTCAGGCTTCAAGGGAAGCTTGTGATGCTCAGGTTAGTTTCAGCTGTGGTGGCCTCGGGCTGACACATAACTGAATAACTGAGGAGGATTatgcttgtttatttatttagtttgttcCTTTTTGCATCATGCACCGTGATATTAATATCCCATTGCATCAGAAACaaggaaagaaaaagtaaaagctGCTTTGGGAACTGATTAGTcgttaaataattaaaagagcTATGCAGGTTTTtgcatgttctttttttaaattcaagttgtctttcagtgtgtgtgtgtgtgtgtgtgtgtgtgtgttcttgttcttcctacatagtgaggaccagaacacgtttttaaccaacagagtgaggacatttttgcaaagtgaggacatttcggccggtcctcacttctttaaaggcttttttttagatttcagactttgttttaagggttaaaggttacatgataatgataattacctgaaactgtattgtgtggttacaaaactaactaaaattatagtgaaaatgtccttcgttttcctctttgtcaacttttttcatacataatgaagatggatcagacaaaggaaataaaggcaaaatttactgtgacctcttttaatctcccacccaacaaataccccattacaaaacactacaactaataaaaactaaactaaaactaaagcatttaaaaaaaataaatactaaactaaaactagctaactcactctaaaaactcattaaaactaactgaacttgaaaacaaaaattcacagcaaatttaaaactaaaactaatgaaaaaactattataaccttagcagggaattcactgttacaatgagggtcctcacaaagatagaagtacaagagtgtgtgtgtgtgtgtgtgtgtgtgtgtgtgtataaacagGATGTGAACTCTGTCCTGCAGAACTTCATTTGTCTGATTACTATCTGTCTGATTGTTTTTATTAGGGGCGGggcgtggtgtgtgtgtgtgtgtgtgtgtgtgtgtgtgtgtgtgtgtgtgtgtgtgtgtgtgtgctgaggtAACACACAGCCTGCAGTGTTGGACTTGTTAATCACACTGACAGTTAAGTGTCTCTCTGGATTTTCCACTGACTCAGGTCtgcattataataattatataatcattttttacagtcttCTTGTGAGAATGTTAAACTCTGAACTACCACGTCATCTTGGTAATCTGTGGGGGAATTTTTCTCTCTGAAATCTTCAACATCCAGATTAAAGGCCTTTACACTggtttatatataatatgaaaGCAGAAgcacaattttaaatgtttgtttatgttgaaaacaacttccttacttactactaataatcaataattctgaggtttttaagtaaaaaaactcttagttaatgtcttactggttgtataataaggccatgcagaataaggcattaataactacttaataatgacttattaagagacaatatgttactaatttgcatgctaataagcaactaattattgttgaatatgtgttccctaatataaagtgttaccaacagtttcttaaataaataaaataaaataaataaatcttaaaagCCATCCTGATATTTGCTATAATATCTGCAAAACTGCAGatgaaacaatataattaactcaacactcaaaataaaacatatctcaAGAactcaaaaaatgtatataactaaataaaaacttattaaaatgatacatcttgtttatatttctacatttagaaatcttaatcttttgacccatgttgtgcattagaaggtgtttatatgttgagcatcaaagggttaatggtaatcttcttcttcttcttcttctcctcctcctcctcctcctcctcctcctccttctccttcttcttcttcttcttcttcttcttcttcttcctcttctcctcctccagcttcctGTGACCCGTGTCTCCATGGTGAAGTTGGCCCTGTCTGATGTCAGCCCCTCCTCTCGCGGACCCTATCGCCATGCCGACCATGGTTTCTAGGCTGCCCAAGTTCGGCTCCAGGCCGAACGGCACTCAGACGGCGGGCGTGGCCGCCTCCGCCGCCACGGCCAGCTTCCCCACCGCCCGCCTCCTAACCAACGGGTTCTACCACCACCCCGGCCCAGCGGGGGTCAACGGCGGCTTGACGACGGCGCCGGCTGCTTCTGTTAAACAGAACCGGTTCATCAGAATGCCCTCCTCCATTTCCATGAAATGGAGGAAGGAGAACGAGGTGGTGGAGGACGGAGACGGAGATGGTGGCGGTGATGGGGATCTGGACTGGAGGCAAGGAAAGGGCAAGAACGCCAAACAAACCAGTAACATCCAGTATTACTCCCAGCGCCAACTGGAATCACCTACGGGGTCCCAGAAGAAGATTACTGTGTCCTCTGAAggaaaggggcgtggcttcgGTCTTCCCGTGACGTCACCATCGCCACAGTCCAGCCCCAGAACACTTCCTGTCTCAAAAAGTGGATCTAAACCGACCGCGAATGGTCTTTATGGGTCCAAACTTGGGATCGGCAGGTCTCTGAGACCTCCTCAGAGCTTCGCCAGGCCGGGTGGTTCGGGACCCGGCTCTCGGTCCGGGTCGCCGCTACAAAAGAAACCGCTGGCAGGTTCGGGACCCGGCTCCCGGTCCGGGTCGCCGCTCCAAAAGAAACTTCCGGCGAGCCGCTCCCACTCCAGCGACAGCCTCGGCTCGGCGCCGCCGCCCGCCCCGCTCACGGAGAGCGATCGTTTCCGGTCGCAGAGCCTCAATCAGGTGCAGCGGCAGCCCTCGCCGACCCTCACCGCCTCGTCCTCCGTCCACCGGGCCGCCAGAGGAGGACGGGGTAAAACTCCCAGTTCTCCGGGGAGGTCAGGGTTCAGCACGCCGTCCCTCCTGCCCCCCACCGCCTTAAAGAAGCCCCTCCTCTCCAGCCTCGGCCCCGCCTCCAAGCCTAGCGTCATCAGCTACAAGCTGTCCCGCCCGTCACTCATCAAGCAGTCCCGCCCCCTCAGAGTCACCTCAACCAATAAGGCTGCAGCTGAACAGGAAGTGAACGGAGGAGTGTCGGCATGGAGGAGCTCAGTGGAGACGCCGTCCAAGACAGAAACCAGTACAGGTATCTGATTCCAGTTCAAACTGTACAAAACCCTGTAAAACTGTAAAGATTTACCCATTAATCCATTAAGTTGTCCACTATTAAATTAACCGCATTTCCTCTTGTCACTATCAGAGAGTTCTCCAGAGGCTCCAGAGAGGGAGGGGCTGTCGGAAGAGCCAGCGTCCCAGGGAGAGGTGTCGATCATGGGGGAGACGTTGGAGGACATGTCCCTGTCCTCCACCTCGTCTCTGGACAGAAACGACACCAGCCAGGAGTACATGGACGACTTTGACAATCTTGGTGAGAAAACACAACCCTTGGGTCAGGAGCATTATACCAAATGAATTGCagatgttgtgcagaatgggccctttttatttattcgccattcaaacagtctgagtccgccactggaAGGATGCCTACCTTCACCGCCGAGTGACATGTGTGGTTACAACAGTTTGGGCTAGGCAACTCTTCtctgcattaaaatgcagcCCGAGTGCAAACAAATGTGCCAAGACAGCCTCTGTGTGGCTTCGCGCTAGGACTTCTGACGAAGCACACACCAGCAAATCGTCTagatcagtgattcccaacagggggggcccgacccccccaggggggcgccaaagatccacggggggtcacaaagccctcttgattttaagggatgtaataagtCTAATGTGTtgaatatagatgagtcagcatttaattcattagtgggacaaaaacaactaaataagggctacattaaacgtttattcatgtatttaaatagaaaaatcaaaaagtttaaaaataaggctatatcgcgagaataaggacatgtgtaacatccctcctgcagtatacacaggtaacctcacctagcagtaacctcacctagcggtaacctcacctagtggtaacctcacctagaggtaacctcacctagaggtaacctcacctagcggtaacctcacctaacggtaacctcacctagaggtaacctcacctagcggtaacctcacctagaggtaacctcacctagcggtaacctcacctagcggtaacctcacctagaggtaacctcacctagcggtaacctcacctagcggtaacctcacctagctgtaacctcacctagaggtaacctcacctagcggtaacctcacctagcggtaacctcacctagcggtaacctcacctagcagtaacctcacctagcgataacctcacctagcggtaacctcacctaacaacagaaacacagagctaatggaaaaaagGCGAAGCATCAGGGagacaaaaatgctgaatatctcaaaaagaaaaagagaggctaCCATGacagtcacattgagttcggcttcacagaagcaatggacaatgggggggttgccaaagtttacaatggtaaaaatgtgggtccctcaagaaaaaggttgggaacacACAGGTGTAGTGCAATTTGGTATAATGCTCCTGACCCGAGAGTTGTAGTCACATGGTTACAGgttcactgaaataaaacttatttaattaatttatataataacATGAAATTAACAGCTTcttatcttgtctttttttaggaaaCGGAGGTGTCGGCattctgctcctctcctctaaAAACGACGAGGATTATTCGGGGCTCGACCAATCGAGCCCTCGGTTCGATGAAGAAAAGGTGTCAGGTGTCAACGGCGTCACCAAGACGGTGGCGCTTTGTTTCCTTGACGACGGGATGGACTGGACCGGCGTGAGGCTCAGCGGTGAGTTGTTACAGGACGaatgattgagaatttatttgaacacaaaataaaagatgaacatttaaaaacaaacgaacaacaataaatacaagacaacaacacaaaatgaaacaataacaagacaacacttatttgtgtttaaaagGAGTCAAAGCgtattaaatcccttctccctatgttaatttactatattcagttatataacaataatatgtatatatatgtatgtataacacatagtaatgtagtatataaacttgttattaccattatttacatacataacttgttattaacttgcaaacacataagtacacatacacccatgtagtcacaatgagacaacaataaacaaacaaacaaacaacaacaacacacaaaaaaagaaaaataataataatacattttaaaaatactttaactTTCTCCAGGTGAGCAAGAGGAGCATCAGAGGAGAACCAGTCAGCCAGACTACCATGAGCAGGTAcactcattttatttcatatctgtgtttaaaaatattatgtttctttaccaaaattatttaattgtacgtacaaaacaacaaattaggTATCTGACCATTTTCTcttcagcttttattttcaaaaatgataGCAAGTGTATAAGGGCttacaatattaatataatggATTAATTCAAATTATTAACATGTATAaggatttttggtaattttgtgtcattttttgtcattttgtatctttttttggtcattttgtgtctttttggtaattttgtgtctttttttgtcattttgtatctttttttggtcattttgtgtctttttggtaagtttgtcttttcgtcttttttttgtcattttgtgtaattttttttatcattttgtatctttttatggtaattttgtcattttgtgtctttttttggtaattttgtgtcattttgtgtcttttttgtcattttgtgtcattttgtcattttgtatctttttatagtcattttgtgtcttttttttgtaattttgtgttattttttggtccttttgtgtcttattttggtaa
This window contains:
- the LOC131959052 gene encoding serine-rich coiled-coil domain-containing protein 2-like isoform X1, with translation MSAPPLADPIAMPTMVSRLPKFGSRPNGTQTAGVAASAATASFPTARLLTNGFYHHPGPAGVNGGLTTAPAASVKQNRFIRMPSSISMKWRKENEVVEDGDGDGGGDGDLDWRQGKGKNAKQTSNIQYYSQRQLESPTGSQKKITVSSEGKGRGFGLPVTSPSPQSSPRTLPVSKSGSKPTANGLYGSKLGIGRSLRPPQSFARPGGSGPGSRSGSPLQKKPLAGSGPGSRSGSPLQKKLPASRSHSSDSLGSAPPPAPLTESDRFRSQSLNQVQRQPSPTLTASSSVHRAARGGRGKTPSSPGRSGFSTPSLLPPTALKKPLLSSLGPASKPSVISYKLSRPSLIKQSRPLRVTSTNKAAAEQEVNGGVSAWRSSVETPSKTETSTESSPEAPEREGLSEEPASQGEVSIMGETLEDMSLSSTSSLDRNDTSQEYMDDFDNLGNGGVGILLLSSKNDEDYSGLDQSSPRFDEEKVSGVNGVTKTVALCFLDDGMDWTGVRLSGEQEEHQRRTSQPDYHEQGGLSLDLSPSDSCGSGGTYMWDEEGLEPLGGAATASINTNSNTTHHIGSFDSDLNSIDVLNNLESCDLDDDDLMLDDDLPEDGSLHSDGDGIAHMAQWRMRQLCWGTQDVHTDNESDFQCCKLTEDPGNKRTDLTGDGDLILDLCPPRSPCLSPGPPGLGLDVEDLAEDCSAVRSQLEYLQRLLLQEEDVDEDTLTTDTLSPETNDSSHSSDTQMQVLLQEVHQLREELRSRDRTIAELCLKLTVPPAATRCRCQQTAGRTDRHTQTNEVERESVASQTPWRETTSQIFHASGQEDEDPLRHRRPAPAPPPQAPPPATSTCSAQPPHAPTDSVPPGGRRGEEGEVKERRRTFTGSLLPPQPSKLHLFMSRVSRPAAAASSSVSAAPPKARPSRPSDPESSSPAGSKVKPSTSRLPKPKIH
- the LOC131959052 gene encoding serine-rich coiled-coil domain-containing protein 2-like isoform X3, whose product is MSAPPLADPIAMPTMVSRLPKFGSRPNGTQTAGVAASAATASFPTARLLTNGFYHHPGPAGVNGGLTTAPAASVKQNRFIRMPSSISMKWRKENEVVEDGDGDGGGDGDLDWRQGKGKNAKQTSNIQYYSQRQLESPTGSQKKITVSSEGKGRGFGLPVTSPSPQSSPRTLPVSKSGSKPTANGLYGSKLGIGRSLRPPQSFARPGGSGPGSRSGSPLQKKPLAGSGPGSRSGSPLQKKLPASRSHSSDSLGSAPPPAPLTESDRFRSQSLNQVQRQPSPTLTASSSVHRAARGGRGKTPSSPGRSGFSTPSLLPPTALKKPLLSSLGPASKPSVISYKLSRPSLIKQSRPLRVTSTNKAAAEQEVNGGVSAWRSSVETPSKTETSTESSPEAPEREGLSEEPASQGEVSIMGETLEDMSLSSTSSLDRNDTSQEYMDDFDNLGNGGVGILLLSSKNDEDYSGLDQSSPRFDEEKVSGVNGVTKTVALCFLDDGMDWTGVRLSGEQEEHQRRTSQPDYHEQGGLSLDLSPSDSCGSGGTYMWDEEGLEPLGGAATASINTNSNTTHHIGSFDSDLNSIDVLNNLESCDLDDDDLMLDDDLPEDGSLHSDGDGIAHMAQWRMRQLCWGTQDVHTDNESDFQCCKLTEDPGNKRTDLTGDGDLILDLCPPRSPCLSPGPPGLGLDVEDLAEDCSAVRSQLEYLQRLLLQEEDVDEDTLTTDTLSPETNDSSHSSDTQMQVLLQEVHQLREELRSRDRTIAELCLKLTVPPAATRCRCQQTAGRTDRHTQTNEVERESVASQTPWRETTAFPPVPFLSPPWQYQRSRPYRARPKPSIPSHLARKRVENLVLYFSDKACHRYFTPPVRKTRIH
- the LOC131959052 gene encoding serine-rich coiled-coil domain-containing protein 2-like isoform X2 — encoded protein: MSAPPLADPIAMPTMVSRLPKFGSRPNGTQTAGVAASAATASFPTARLLTNGFYHHPGPAGVNGGLTTAPAASVKQNRFIRMPSSISMKWRKENEVVEDGDGDGGGDGDLDWRQGKGKNAKQTSNIQYYSQRQLESPTGSQKKITVSSEGKGRGFGLPVTSPSPQSSPRTLPVSKSGSKPTANGLYGSKLGIGRSLRPPQSFARPGGSGPGSRSGSPLQKKPLAGSGPGSRSGSPLQKKLPASRSHSSDSLGSAPPPAPLTESDRFRSQSLNQVQRQPSPTLTASSSVHRAARGGRGKTPSSPGRSGFSTPSLLPPTALKKPLLSSLGPASKPSVISYKLSRPSLIKQSRPLRVTSTNKAAAEQEVNGGVSAWRSSVETPSKTETSTESSPEAPEREGLSEEPASQGEVSIMGETLEDMSLSSTSSLDRNDTSQEYMDDFDNLGNGGVGILLLSSKNDEDYSGLDQSSPRFDEEKVSGVNGVTKTVALCFLDDGMDWTGVRLSGEQEEHQRRTSQPDYHEQGGLSLDLSPSDSCGSGGTYMWDEEGLEPLGGAATASINTNSNTTHHIGSFDSDLNSIDVLNNLESCDLDDDDLMLDDDLPEDGSLHSDGDGIAHMAQWRMRQLCWGTQDVHTDNESDFQCCKLTEDPGNKRTDLTGDGDLILDLCPPRSPCLSPGPPGLGLDVEDLAEDCSAVRSQLEYLQRLLLQEEDVDEDTLTTDTLSPETNDSSHSSDTQMQVLLQEVHQLREELRSRDRTIAELCLKLTVPPAATRCRCQQTAGRTDRHTQTNEVERESVASQTPWRETTAFPPVPFLSPPWQYQRSRPYRARPKPSIPSHLARKRVENLVLYFSDKAWYSGNFFISLFISSPLLSFQRKDTKRQTKRHKMTKKRHKMTKKDTK